From Canis lupus baileyi chromosome 16, mCanLup2.hap1, whole genome shotgun sequence:
TGATTAGGCCAAGTaactaaaatatacaatttagCTTACTTGTCTACCTACAGAATAGTGTCTTATTAGAACTATAAAGCAGAGAATGAAGTAAACATACCACATGCTACACTAgtccagaaacaagaaaaaagtgtGCCCTAGAAAATGTCTTACCAGCAGCCTGAACAGtttaaaaaaagcacacaaaTCTTTGATAAACACTATCTTTCCATCTTCAAACctctgttctgtatttttttaaaaagtcaatattttaaaagtttttggtCCCAACAATACTATATAAAACTAAGTGatcaaaacaaaactgagtcaatgaattttgagggtttttttttttagcaaaatatttCTGAATCGGCACAACAAAAGCAAAGTTGGATATCAAGATATACAAGACTAATCATGCAAACAACTGCAAGTGAGATGTATTACTTAAACACTAAGCTCATGACTGACATTCTCAATGTataccacagattttttttttttttttttttgtataccaTGGTGTGGTAGGTATAATTAAAGGCTATCCATTCTAAGATATAAGTAGCACTCGAAATTATGTATAGGTATTATTTTTTGGGATAATCAATTCTTGTCTTTTCCTTCcacaaaacataaacaaaagcaACAGTAACAACAGGTTTGCTTGAAAACATGCTGtcttttttaaagctatattttTAACTGCTTAAATTACCAAACACACTCTTAAGTTTTCATCAAAAAGGAAATTTCCTTCCCAAAAAGCCATTAGGCTGGTTATAGTCAGAACCTTTCCAAATACTCTGAAAGTTATTTCCAGTTTAGATTTCAGAATGTCAGCCTTGAACAGATTTAAGCAAATCTGGTTTCCTTCCTTATTAACAAGTTAGTTAGGATATTTCAGAAACACAAGTTATTGATGTGAAGTCACACGTGAATTCAAATATGAAAATTAGAAATTGAGTTGTCAGGAAAACCTGCACACATCATCATGCAAGGAAGGACTTACCACTTCTTTTCAGCCATGGCCTAGGCTGCCTGCTGagttaaaaaataacagtttcaATCAAGTTTTCAAAACTAGATTATACCTAAATCTTAAGAGGAGTTAGAACGTGTCACATCACGTGAAAAAAGATCACCCCCCAAATAACTTGGTAACGATGGTCTCAGAAGACAACTCTGAGATAAGATCCAAAAATCTTACATCACACCTTCTGGAGAGAAACTGCCATTGTAGTGCACTACTGAATTATTTCACCATCACCAAGAAAAGGAAGTCTGCTAGCTAGCGGCATCTATCAGAGAGGAGAATATTACTCAATGAGCTTTTCTGTCTCACTTGCATAGACCTCTCTCAACTCAGAATTAGCACTTCTCAGAAATGGCTTTTATCAAAATAACTACAAATGGAAATTGATAAAATGGAGGAGGTGGCATAGGATAATATATCCTCCTACAGAAACAGGACTTGAAGTTTACTACCTCCACtccaatctaaaagaaatggttttaaagCAGATTTCcaacacatttattgaaaaactgTCCTAGGCAGGGATGCTAATTTAGAAATTTCAGGGAAGTTCTTAGTATACAGTCCAAGAGCTAAATATTAATAGTCTTGCAGCAAATTGAGAGCCAATATTTCtggttgtactttttttttttcttttgatgtttgaTATAATAAGGAGGCTAATATAATGGACTAGGGAAAAAATAATCACTGCACTTCGAATTCAACTTCTAGTACTGCATTCTGGAATGTCTAAGGAGATGGGTATTCCAAAACAAACATATAATGGATCCCTTTTGCAAACCATTAGAGCAGAAGTCCTTTAGGCTAAAGCTTGGGAGTGTGTTAGAGAATCAGaagaatgcataaaaataaaagataactaaagcaatacatttttaagagaCATAATTGTGTACCTAAATTTGGTATTCTAGGTTCAAAGTTCCAATAAAAGTCTAGGGCAACTAGATAAAATACTAGAACAACTAGGGCTGAGAAACAATACGGCTTCTCTTTAGCAACAGTTCTCTAAATTGTCCCTTCCTTCGCATTTGGAAAAGGTTTCTTTTAGAAAGGAATAAGGATTCTATACAATATACATTAGGggaaaatttaaaactgaagGCATTGTGTTGATTGTCATAGGCATTATTTACACTCATTAACTTATCCTCAAATAAACCTGCGACTCCtgaaaaaagcatttaaatgttttaatgccTTTGATTGCTCAGTCTACAAtacttttcttcttaaagaaacaaatttcACATATATAACTTCCTCTGTATTAAATCAATCAGCTAAAGATCAATATTCTTGTCAACTACCATCATCTCAAAGTGATGGCTCCATGTCTGTAACACTTGCTGAAGAATGAAAAACGTTTTAAAAATGAGCCAATCACAAATTTCTAATCAGTCATCTCCTCTAGAAATAAACAAACTAGCACTTCTAGATAAGCACATACAACAAAATATCAATGCAAATCTTCTGAAATCATCTTGCTGAAATATTGTGCTTTTCCCTTCAAATCTCAGTATCACTATTGCACATACCTCCTGCAGATGAGGGCTCAATGCATATTCTGCCCTTTTCAAAACCGCCAtacaggaaataaaatcaaaaggaataTCAAAGTAAATGTGCAAATAAAATTGTTGCTTAAAGCATGTTCAAAACAGTCCCTAAGACAAAGGAGTTTTAACTTGTTGGTAGAAAAACACCCAAGTGACTATACTTGGTTTTTCCACTTGTCATTAATAAGATCTCATTAAGCTAGCATATCCACACaaaccaaagacagaaaaagactGCAAACCAACAAAAGTTACCACATATTAAATAGAGTTTCCCATTCTTCAGTTTTTAACTATATTTCCTTTATATGGGGCAATAATCAGTTTAGGTAGAAAATAAGTTATCGACATACTTTTTCAAGTAACAGTCTGGGTATCCTCAGCCTCATGAAACAGGTACAACTGTTTTAAGCTGCACCTATTAGAGAACCTAGCATTCAATCTGAGAGCTCGGCACTCGTCGCATGTTTAGGGCGTGCCGATGTATTTCTTGCATTTGTCTGATCCGGTCCTTCTGCCACATTAAGTTTTGAGGCATAGGATATCTCTGTGTGCCATGCAAGTACCGGTATGGAATTCTCACATGGCAAGCTGTGGCTCTACAACGCGGCTGTGGCATGGGAGGAAGAAGCATCCACCGCTTTCTTTCAGCACAATATCGGTAGGCTTCTTTCCGATACTGTTTGTCAATATCATCACTGTTTTTCCAGCCTCCAATAATGAAAACGTCATCTTTGTAATAGCAGATAGCTGCTCCTTCAATGCTTAGGACTTCTGGAGGTAAGCTTTCAAGGATCTCATCGGAAACTTGGCTGGCAATTTTTCTGACTGCCTCTTCATTTTCTAAAGAATAACTCTTAGGACAGCATGATGCTGTCTGATAAAAGTTTGAATTGACCACGGACATTTGGAAAAAGCAGTAATTGTCAATAAGTGGCAAAGATTCCACATCTTGCCACTGTCGAGTCTCAGTATCATAGCAAGTAATTACAGCCTTTAATCCATCTTCTGTGTCCCGGTCCACAGGAGTGCGGGCAGCAATGTACACAAACCGGTCTTCAATGGCTAGCGCTTTGACATCTCGAAGAATCTTTGGTGCTGATTCCAAGTTGTGCCATTTATCAAGCTCAGGATTATAAACAGTCACGTCTTTAAAGCCAGGACTAAAGTTGCCATGTCCTCCTATGCTGTAGAGCTTCCCTTTGACCTCTGTTAACCCAAAAGAATGCTTCCTCGTCATCAGACTACAAACATGTTCCCATGTATTCAAATTTGGGTTGTATCTTTCCACAGTTTTAGCAAACCCTGGTTCCATTGATCCGGCAACATACACATAGGACTCTGTTACTGCAACAGCATGTCCATCAAGGTGATTATGAATATGGGGCAGGTTTACCCATCTGTCCTCATCGACAAAATATCCCACACATTCACTTAAATAATCCCCTCCTTCTGACACGCCTCCAATAACCATGATCACGTCCATGTTTTGCCCATAGCGAGGTAATAATGAGACATGAGAAGCGGGATGCTGGAAGGTGCCAGACTGTATGTTCTCAGCTCTCAGAGCATGCCTCTCTACTGCATCAGCCACCAATTTGACGCAAACTTCATTATTGGCCACCAGCCTCTCTGGTTTGACATGCCGAGTAAGGTAAGTAGGTTTCATCTGGGATAATCTGAGCaatttaaaaagttcttcaaagtatctttctctctcttcagcaTTTCTCTGAACCCACTTCAAAACTGTTTCAAAGAGAACCTCTTCAGAATCAACCGTAATTTCCAAGTCTGACAGCCAGTCTCGAATGAGATGGAAAGGTAAAGTATAAAATTCCTCATCCTGAATTACTTTGTGGAAATTTCTCCGTATCATATCGGCAGCTTTCAGTGCAAGTTGGCTCAAGGTATACATGTGAGCTAAGCTATGAATGGCCACACAATTAGAGAGATGAAGTTTCTTCTTGAGAAATTCTCCACAAAATTCTTTTAAACGAATTAAAAGGAacctaaaatcaagaaaaataattttcaaatgtgcATATTTTATGTGGTTGCATTTTGAGAACATCTgaattatacaaattaaaatggtaaacttCATCTTAATTTACACCCAACATTTGAAAAAAGACAaatccccccaaattaaaaaggatttttatgcTGCAAAGTATATTTAAAAGCATAGTCAtctttatatatactttaaattatttgtattatatagtctatatacaattatatatgatacattatatatgtatcatatatacacaatggagaaTTCTTCATAATGTAAGGTTTTCTGGAACATATCCTTTAATAAAGTACaatagtcagagaaaggcaaatacatatgatttcactcttatgtggaatttaagaaacaaaactaatgtgcaaaggaaaaaaagaaagatacaaaccaagaaacagactcttaactatagagaactgatggttaccatagGGGAGGAGGGAGGTTGAAATGGGTGATGGGGGCTGGGGAGTGCACTTACCGTGATGAGAAATGGGTaacgtatagaattgttgaattactatgttgtacacttgaaactaatataacactgtatgcaaactatactggaattaaaatttaaaaattaataaaaaaaatacaatagtccCACACTTTATTAGCAAAGGCAAATCCCAATCCTAATTTGTCTATGCTATTCCTGTCCTAATCCCGTCAGTCACTAGCCTTTTCTTCAATGAGGCAGGATCTCGGAAGAGACTTTATTGAGCCTTAACTACATGGTACAGGAACTGTGGCTCCTGGGAGGCTGTTTCCTCAAATATCAGAAAGAACATCAGTAGAGGCCTTGTGTCAGAGATTTTAATCTCCTTTTCACCAGAGTTTTCTCCTTGGGCAGCAGataggggcagggggtggtggtttGAGGGTGTAGCCTGAGCTGGGTTCTCATTAAAAGTAGGGGTGCAAAGCAAActcaaacaacaataacaaatgtATGGAAGTGGTTTGGCATGTAGCGGAGTAGAAGTTGTCTGTTCACCCAAATACATTTGACACATATTTCCCTTGGATAGGGTGTTTGGAAACACTGCTCTATGAAAACAACAGATATCGTATACCAGGCCTTCGTCATGTGCTGGGCACTTCCTGTTATTTCCTTGTAAGTACCCTTGAAGGAAGGTATCATCAACAGAGTATATGGGTGGTAAGGAGAGGGATGCTGCCTCAGAACTGATGCGTAAGATTAGATGTGATGGTTGCAAGgcacttaaaacagtgcctaaCACAAGGCAGCTGCTCAAGCAGCTGACAGATGGAGAGAAGTTAAGAGTTTTAAGTAAATTGCCTGGGGCCTTCTCTCCTCACCTCCAATTCCCCCtataaaggggggggggtggaaaaACAAGACCACATGACAGAGACAAACACAGCTTGAGTGAGTGCAATGACCATGTTCATCcattttcattcaacaaacctCCCTCTCTCAGATCTATACGTGCCTTCATCTTGGggtccctgggtcgctcagttggttaagcatctgccttcagctcagatcaagccccatgtcaggctctctagtcaatgggaagtctgcttctccctctgcccctcacccttttgctttgaaataataaaataagcaaaatctttataCTTGCACCCATCTTTCCTCACCTTCTAATGAATGACCCACCCCTGTGCTTGGAGAAAAGCAATCAGGCAGAAACATCATCTCCCCCTGGTCAATCTGCCTGCACTCTGCCTTCCCAGTtcagcttttccattttatttatttatttttttaaaaagatttaattatttctttattcagagagagcgaaagagaggcagagacacaggcagagaagcaggctccatgaagggagcccgacgcgggactcgatcccgggtctccaggatcacaccccgggctgcacgcggcgctaaaccgctgtgccaccagggctgcccaacttttccattttaaacaCGGATTCTGTCCCATTCTTGGTTTTAAGGACTTTGCTCCTGCAATTATTCCCCCACTTCTGTAACATCAATTTCTCCTCTTCCACTgagtcgtctttttttttttttccagcacacAAACAAGCTCTAGTATCTCCTATCTTACAAGGGAGAAAACAACCTCCCCTGACTCTTCTCCAAACATTTCCATGTGTATCATTATTCTGACCCTCTTTAAAGGAAGACTTAAATGGCTCTTGTTAATGCCATCAAGGACCTCTATTACTGTCAAATCCAATCATCTATTATGGTTGACAGAGTTGACATGATTGGctaccccctccctcctctacaCCCTTTTCTAAGGCTTCTGTGTGACCCATCTCCTCTGCTGGTTCCTCTAATCTTTTGGAACCCCAAGGTTCAATCCTGTCCCTTCTACGTCTACACTCTCTTCCTAAGTAATTTCATCCAATCTCATGATATGAGATTACCATCTATATGCCATGCCTTATTCCTCCCAATCTCTCCTAATGTTCTTATATCCAACTGCCTACTCAGACATTTCCTGGACCAAAACCAAACTCCTGATCTTCCCAAACTTGCTTTCCTACACTCTTCcacatcttaataaataaataactccatCTTTCCAACTGCTTGGATCAAAAAACTAGCAGTCTTTTCCCTTACTCTCTACATCAAACCCATCAGCAAATTTGTCCCTTATACCCTCAAAACATATCTAGAATTGACGCACTACTCACCTTTACTTTTCTTTGATCCAAGCCTCTACCACCATTCCAACAACCTcatctctctgcttctgccccaggGGCTCCTTCCCCACCACCCCATTCTTTTTTCAACACAGTACATGCTTCAAATCAGACTGCATTGTTCCTCTGCCCCCAAAGTAAAATTCTTCAAAT
This genomic window contains:
- the KLHL11 gene encoding kelch-like protein 11 isoform X1, which encodes MAAAAVAAAAAAAAAASLQVLEMESMETAAAGSAGLAAEVRGSGTVDFGSGPGISAMEASGGDPGPEAEDFECSSHCSELSWRQNEQRRQGLFCDITLCFGGAGGREFRAHRSVLAAATEYFTPLLSGQFSESRSGRVEMRKWSSEPGPEPDTVEAVIEYMYTGRIRVSTGSVHEVLELADRFLLIRLKEFCGEFLKKKLHLSNCVAIHSLAHMYTLSQLALKAADMIRRNFHKVIQDEEFYTLPFHLIRDWLSDLEITVDSEEVLFETVLKWVQRNAEERERYFEELFKLLRLSQMKPTYLTRHVKPERLVANNEVCVKLVADAVERHALRAENIQSGTFQHPASHVSLLPRYGQNMDVIMVIGGVSEGGDYLSECVGYFVDEDRWVNLPHIHNHLDGHAVAVTESYVYVAGSMEPGFAKTVERYNPNLNTWEHVCSLMTRKHSFGLTEVKGKLYSIGGHGNFSPGFKDVTVYNPELDKWHNLESAPKILRDVKALAIEDRFVYIAARTPVDRDTEDGLKAVITCYDTETRQWQDVESLPLIDNYCFFQMSVVNSNFYQTASCCPKSYSLENEEAVRKIASQVSDEILESLPPEVLSIEGAAICYYKDDVFIIGGWKNSDDIDKQYRKEAYRYCAERKRWMLLPPMPQPRCRATACHVRIPYRYLHGTQRYPMPQNLMWQKDRIRQMQEIHRHALNMRRVPSSQIEC